A genomic stretch from Desulfohalobium retbaense DSM 5692 includes:
- a CDS encoding glycoside hydrolase family 26 protein, whose amino-acid sequence MFHEQGRERMVQAEAIFQGKYDPYLRAFAQSAADWGDPFILRFAHEMNLARYHWGTSRQEYGPESPRLYRKIFRYVVDVFREQGAENVLFAFCPNAESVPNASHDPAAAWNTIAAYYPGHEYVQVFGVDGYNWGRTQKKQTHGWTSTWRSFRDIFVPALRELRGIHDQKPLIIFETGSARDGGDRDQWLVNGLQVAQEWGIQGLSWFQVDKEVNWRLEWGDIPESGPLLRQLTAPAWPWMEGLTAGKTKMPREMEQPTHTCPDRASSPENRGGSSE is encoded by the coding sequence ATGTTCCACGAACAGGGGCGTGAACGCATGGTGCAGGCTGAGGCCATTTTCCAAGGAAAGTATGATCCCTATCTTCGCGCATTCGCCCAATCCGCTGCTGACTGGGGGGATCCTTTTATTCTCAGATTCGCTCATGAAATGAACCTCGCACGCTACCATTGGGGCACGAGTCGGCAGGAGTACGGGCCCGAAAGTCCGCGTTTGTACCGCAAGATATTTCGGTATGTAGTCGATGTTTTTCGGGAGCAGGGCGCGGAGAACGTCCTTTTCGCGTTTTGCCCTAATGCGGAATCCGTACCCAATGCGAGCCACGACCCCGCAGCGGCTTGGAACACCATTGCCGCCTATTATCCCGGACATGAGTATGTTCAGGTTTTCGGTGTCGACGGCTACAACTGGGGACGCACCCAGAAGAAGCAAACCCATGGCTGGACCAGTACGTGGCGCAGTTTCCGGGATATTTTTGTCCCGGCCTTGCGAGAATTACGTGGGATCCATGACCAGAAACCCTTGATTATATTTGAAACCGGCTCGGCCCGGGATGGCGGGGATAGGGATCAATGGTTGGTCAATGGCCTGCAGGTGGCGCAGGAATGGGGCATTCAAGGCCTGAGTTGGTTTCAGGTGGACAAAGAAGTCAATTGGCGGTTGGAGTGGGGGGACATTCCTGAATCCGGGCCGTTGCTTCGTCAGCTCACCGCTCCGGCTTGGCCGTGGATGGAGGGATTAACAGCAGGAAAGACAAAGATGCCCCGCGAGATGGAGCAACCTACGCACACCTGTCCTGACAGGGCATCTTCGCCGGAGAACCGGGGTGGAAGTTCCGAATAA
- a CDS encoding glycosyltransferase family 2 protein, with amino-acid sequence MFTSRLWQHIKTTIFPLVLVATMLAICLYLTGRISLFLITDYAWYEKILASGLLGAEIFLMIHGLGYFLNVYRVLGPQKPARFDSRKTPELTSFPEVAIVVSSFKEPLSVVEDTLVCFYNLTYPNKRIYFLDDTRYDQTGWSHEENIEYKNAIDAMCSRIGVDLFRRQWRGAKAGMINDFLDFLDGTPPEGFQFTTNAIHGQPGQEKYIIVFDADMNPLPNFVESLLAHMEANPDLAFIQTPQYYINYDHNRVAKGSGLQQAVFYEYICEGKSQQDAMFCCGTNVIFRREALRHVGGFDESSVTEDFATSLKFHANGWHSAYINSVLAFGLGPEDLGGYFKQQFRWALGTVGLLRPILKHFLHNPRALPVVKWWEYFLSGTHYFIGWVMFILFLCPILYLLFGVPSYFASPEVYFMLYFPYLVLSITVFSWTLSQRSYRMREILSGIVLQAICFPVYMWATLLAVIGIRGSFKVTPKGHNSFLPLWQIWPQLSICFLCFASMVWGGLRLYYEQEPFYALVVNSIWSLYHFTILSAVLYFNHPYLTKR; translated from the coding sequence ATGTTCACATCGCGCCTGTGGCAACATATTAAAACCACTATTTTCCCACTGGTCCTTGTGGCCACAATGCTCGCCATTTGTCTGTATCTCACCGGGCGTATCTCCTTATTCTTGATCACTGACTATGCCTGGTATGAAAAGATACTGGCCTCCGGTCTTTTGGGAGCAGAAATATTTCTCATGATCCACGGTTTGGGATATTTTTTAAATGTGTACCGTGTTCTTGGACCCCAAAAACCGGCTCGATTTGACTCCCGAAAAACTCCGGAATTGACCTCGTTTCCTGAGGTGGCCATAGTGGTGTCTTCCTTTAAAGAGCCTCTTTCCGTGGTTGAAGATACGCTGGTCTGCTTTTATAATCTTACCTATCCGAATAAGCGCATCTATTTCTTGGATGATACACGATATGATCAAACCGGATGGTCGCACGAAGAGAACATCGAGTACAAAAACGCTATCGATGCCATGTGCTCGCGTATCGGGGTCGATCTCTTCCGCCGACAGTGGCGGGGGGCCAAAGCCGGAATGATCAACGATTTTCTTGATTTTTTGGACGGTACACCACCCGAAGGATTTCAATTCACTACGAATGCCATTCACGGCCAACCGGGGCAGGAAAAATACATCATCGTCTTTGACGCGGACATGAACCCTCTGCCCAATTTTGTTGAATCTCTCCTGGCGCACATGGAAGCCAACCCTGACCTGGCCTTTATCCAGACCCCCCAATACTATATCAATTATGATCACAACCGAGTGGCTAAAGGCTCCGGCCTCCAACAGGCGGTTTTTTACGAATACATCTGCGAAGGCAAGAGCCAGCAGGATGCCATGTTTTGCTGTGGGACCAATGTCATATTCCGTCGCGAAGCCCTGCGCCATGTCGGCGGCTTTGACGAATCCTCGGTAACCGAGGATTTTGCCACTTCCCTGAAATTTCATGCCAACGGCTGGCATTCAGCCTATATCAATTCGGTATTGGCTTTTGGCTTGGGCCCTGAAGATCTCGGTGGGTATTTTAAACAACAGTTCCGGTGGGCTCTAGGTACGGTGGGCTTACTCCGGCCCATTTTGAAACATTTTTTGCACAATCCTCGAGCGCTGCCCGTAGTGAAGTGGTGGGAATATTTCCTGTCTGGAACGCATTATTTTATAGGGTGGGTGATGTTCATCTTATTCCTCTGCCCTATATTGTATCTTCTTTTCGGGGTTCCGTCCTATTTCGCCAGTCCAGAAGTCTATTTCATGCTCTACTTTCCGTATCTCGTTCTTTCAATAACTGTTTTCTCTTGGACTTTAAGCCAGCGCAGTTATCGAATGCGTGAAATTCTTTCCGGAATAGTTCTCCAGGCCATCTGTTTCCCGGTGTATATGTGGGCTACTTTATTAGCCGTTATTGGCATCCGCGGTAGTTTTAAAGTCACCCCCAAGGGGCACAACAGCTTTCTACCGCTCTGGCAAATTTGGCCCCAGCTCAGCATATGCTTTTTGTGTTTTGCCTCCATGGTCTGGGGTGGATTGCGTCTGTATTATGAACAAGAACCATTTTACGCCTTAGTTGTGAATTCAATATGGTCTCTGTACCATTTTACTATTCTCTCTGCAGTTCTGTATTTCAACCACCCGTATCTCACAAAGCGATAA